The proteins below come from a single Dermatophilaceae bacterium Soc4.6 genomic window:
- the trxB gene encoding thioredoxin-disulfide reductase, which yields MTSDVRDVIIIGSGPAGYTAAVYAARADLSPLLLEGSVTAGGALMNTTEVENFPGFRDGIMGPALMEEMRAQAARFGAEIVTDDVTAVDLAGDIKTVTDGEGNVHRARAVILAMGSAYRELGLPDEKRLSGHGVSWCATCDGFFFRDQDIAVVGGGDSAIEEATFLTKFARTVTIVHRRGELRASKIMAARAHGNDKIRFAWNSAVSAIHGDAKLSGVTLEDTVTGETRELAVTGLFVAIGHEPRNELVRELVDLDTEGYVVTGASVAPGSHAATATAIPGVFACGDLVDHTYRQAITAAGSGCQAALDAERFLAVLGDSPDLDYAGHPDGASEGTALDDEASLSAASR from the coding sequence GTGACCAGCGACGTGCGTGACGTCATCATCATCGGCTCCGGACCCGCGGGCTACACCGCAGCGGTCTACGCCGCTCGGGCCGACCTCTCCCCGCTGCTGCTCGAGGGCAGCGTCACCGCCGGTGGCGCCCTGATGAACACCACCGAGGTCGAGAACTTCCCCGGCTTCCGCGACGGCATCATGGGGCCGGCGCTGATGGAGGAGATGCGTGCCCAGGCGGCGCGCTTCGGCGCCGAGATCGTCACCGACGACGTCACCGCGGTCGACCTCGCTGGTGACATCAAGACCGTCACCGACGGCGAGGGCAACGTGCACCGGGCTCGCGCCGTCATCCTCGCCATGGGCTCGGCCTACCGCGAGCTGGGCCTGCCCGACGAGAAGCGGCTCTCCGGCCACGGTGTCTCGTGGTGCGCGACGTGCGACGGCTTCTTCTTCCGCGACCAGGACATCGCGGTGGTCGGCGGTGGCGACTCCGCCATCGAGGAGGCGACCTTCCTGACGAAGTTCGCCCGCACCGTGACCATCGTGCACCGCCGCGGCGAGCTGCGGGCGTCCAAGATCATGGCTGCCCGCGCCCACGGCAACGACAAGATCCGCTTCGCGTGGAACTCCGCGGTCAGCGCCATCCACGGTGACGCCAAGCTGAGCGGCGTCACCCTCGAGGACACCGTCACCGGTGAGACCCGTGAGCTGGCCGTCACCGGCCTGTTCGTCGCCATCGGTCACGAGCCGCGCAACGAGCTCGTGCGTGAGCTCGTCGACCTCGACACCGAGGGCTACGTCGTGACCGGGGCCTCGGTCGCGCCGGGGTCGCACGCTGCCACCGCGACGGCCATCCCGGGCGTCTTCGCCTGCGGCGACCTCGTCGACCACACCTACCGGCAGGCCATCACCGCCGCTGGGTCCGGTTGCCAGGCCGCCCTCGACGCCGAGCGCTTCCTCGCCGTGCTGGGCGACTCCCCCGACCTCGACTACGCCGGTCACCCGGACGGTGCCTCGGAGGGCACGGCGCTCGACGACGAAGCCAGCCTCAGCGCTGCCAGCCGCTGA
- the trxA gene encoding thioredoxin, with amino-acid sequence MGIHTKDTTDATFEADVLKSDKPVLVDFWADWCGPCKAVAPVLEEIAGAHADKIEVYKLDTDANPGITTKYGVTSIPTMNVYVNGEVVKTLVGALPKPKLLRELADYLG; translated from the coding sequence ATGGGAATCCACACCAAGGACACGACCGACGCCACCTTCGAGGCTGACGTGCTCAAGAGCGACAAGCCCGTGCTCGTCGACTTCTGGGCCGACTGGTGCGGCCCCTGCAAGGCCGTCGCGCCCGTCCTCGAGGAGATCGCCGGCGCCCACGCCGACAAGATCGAGGTCTACAAGCTCGACACCGACGCCAACCCCGGCATCACCACGAAGTACGGCGTGACGAGCATCCCGACGATGAACGTCTACGTCAACGGCGAGGTCGTCAAGACCCTCGTCGGTGCCCTGCCCAAGCCGAAGCTGCTGCGCGAGCTCGCCGACTACCTGGGCTGA
- a CDS encoding GNAT family N-acetyltransferase, with translation MGRDILPLTLDRLADLPGRCARCVFWELNASLGPRVADPAEAKEGWLTTTLLDWGSPGRVAYVDGEPAGYLTFAPAHLVPRAEAFATSPVSQDAIVLMTARIEPRFAGQGIGRVLVQAAAKDALRRGVRAMEAYGSTALTPPGGCVLPSDFLRAVGFRTAREHLAYPRMRLDLRTALRWRSEVEQAVERLFAPVRGLGAPQPVGAAHREEPGPL, from the coding sequence ATGGGCCGTGACATCCTCCCCCTCACCCTCGACCGCCTGGCCGACCTCCCCGGACGGTGCGCGAGGTGCGTCTTCTGGGAGCTGAACGCCTCGCTCGGGCCCCGGGTCGCCGATCCGGCCGAGGCCAAGGAGGGCTGGTTGACCACGACGCTCCTCGACTGGGGCAGCCCGGGACGGGTCGCCTACGTCGATGGTGAGCCTGCTGGCTACCTCACCTTCGCCCCCGCGCACCTCGTGCCGCGGGCCGAGGCGTTCGCCACCTCGCCGGTCAGCCAGGACGCCATCGTGCTCATGACCGCCCGCATCGAGCCGAGGTTCGCCGGCCAGGGGATCGGTCGGGTGCTGGTGCAGGCCGCCGCCAAGGACGCTCTGCGACGCGGGGTGAGGGCGATGGAGGCCTACGGCTCCACCGCCCTCACGCCACCCGGTGGGTGCGTCCTGCCCAGCGACTTCCTGCGCGCGGTGGGTTTCCGCACGGCGCGCGAGCACCTCGCCTACCCTCGGATGCGCCTCGACCTGCGCACGGCGCTGCGGTGGCGCTCCGAGGTCGAGCAGGCGGTCGAGCGTCTCTTCGCACCCGTGCGGGGGCTCGGGGCCCCCCAGCCGGTGGGCGCGGCCCACCGCGAGGAGCCCGGCCCCCTCTGA
- a CDS encoding glutathione S-transferase C-terminal domain-containing protein, protein MAAEQTSEPVEQSYQRDTAYIEDRVTRGSERWPVEAGRYRLVVARACPWANRAIIVRRLLGLEDAISMGVCGPTHDERSWTFDLDPGGVDPVLQIPRIRDAYLARFPDYPKGITVPCLVDLRSGQVVTNDFPQITLDLSAEWTDFHREGAPDLWPAGRRQEMDEVNADVYRHVNNSVYRAGFAGTQAAYEQAYDALFAALDRLTTRLTTQRYLVGDTITEADVRLFTTLARFDAVYHGHFKCNRQKLTEMPVLWAYARDLFQTPGFGDTTDFHDIKQHYYVVHTGINPTGVVPAGPLVEPWAEPHDRERLGGRPFGTGTAPGPVRAGEQVQPEHNAALALLA, encoded by the coding sequence ATGGCAGCCGAGCAGACCAGTGAGCCCGTCGAGCAGTCCTACCAGCGGGACACGGCCTACATCGAGGACCGGGTCACCCGCGGCTCCGAACGGTGGCCGGTCGAGGCCGGGCGCTACCGGCTCGTCGTGGCCCGTGCCTGCCCCTGGGCCAACCGGGCGATCATCGTGCGCCGCCTGCTCGGCCTCGAGGACGCCATCTCGATGGGGGTGTGCGGCCCCACCCACGACGAGCGGTCGTGGACCTTCGACCTCGACCCGGGAGGCGTCGACCCGGTGCTGCAGATCCCGCGCATCAGGGACGCCTACCTGGCGCGCTTCCCCGACTACCCGAAGGGGATCACGGTGCCCTGCCTCGTCGACCTGCGGTCCGGGCAGGTCGTCACCAACGACTTCCCGCAGATCACCCTCGACCTGAGTGCCGAGTGGACCGACTTCCATCGCGAGGGTGCCCCCGACCTGTGGCCCGCGGGCCGACGCCAGGAGATGGACGAGGTCAACGCCGACGTCTACCGCCACGTCAACAACAGCGTCTACCGCGCCGGCTTCGCCGGCACCCAGGCGGCCTACGAGCAGGCCTACGACGCCCTCTTCGCCGCACTGGACCGGCTGACCACGCGGCTGACCACCCAGCGGTATCTGGTGGGCGACACCATCACCGAGGCCGACGTCCGCCTCTTCACCACCCTGGCCCGTTTCGACGCGGTCTATCACGGCCACTTCAAGTGCAACCGGCAGAAGCTGACCGAGATGCCGGTGCTGTGGGCCTACGCCCGAGACCTCTTCCAGACCCCGGGTTTCGGTGACACGACCGACTTCCACGACATCAAGCAGCACTACTACGTGGTCCACACCGGCATCAACCCGACCGGGGTGGTGCCGGCAGGCCCGCTGGTCGAGCCGTGGGCCGAGCCCCACGACCGTGAGCGACTCGGTGGCCGGCCCTTCGGTACCGGAACGGCACCCGGGCCCGTGCGTGCGGGTGAGCAGGTCCAGCCCGAGCACAACGCCGCCCTGGCTCTGCTGGCCTAG
- a CDS encoding ParB/RepB/Spo0J family partition protein → MSEKRRALGRGLGALIPSSPSEGVRPVDVFFPDRPGRDARDGVTSTERTEGTEGTDETAARHDTPASDHSGQATHPSTPGGEGGSVQEGHEQQATLTPVPGAYFAELPVTSIRPNPRQPRTVFDEDDMAELVHSIREIGVLQPVVVRRIPDADRTDVPAGVDFELIMGERRWRASQLAGMETVPAIVKETKDDALLRDALLENLHRSQLNPLEEAAAYQQLLDDFGCSQEELATRIGRSRPQISNTLRLLRLPPVVARRLAAGVLSAGHARALLGLDDGAAMERLAQRIVAEGLSVRSVEEIVSLGGDGSGAPSPRRPRAGSRRPQLDEVAARLSDHFDTRVTLALGQRKGRLTVEFASVDDLHRIMAVMGLPTEAV, encoded by the coding sequence GTGAGCGAGAAGCGCCGTGCCCTCGGCCGAGGGCTCGGCGCCCTCATCCCGAGCAGTCCGAGTGAGGGCGTTCGTCCGGTTGACGTCTTCTTCCCTGACCGCCCGGGACGCGACGCCCGCGATGGAGTGACCAGCACGGAGCGCACCGAGGGCACGGAGGGCACGGACGAGACGGCCGCTCGTCACGACACCCCCGCATCCGACCACAGCGGGCAGGCCACCCACCCCTCGACGCCCGGCGGGGAGGGTGGGTCCGTCCAGGAGGGGCACGAGCAGCAGGCGACGCTGACGCCCGTGCCGGGGGCCTACTTCGCGGAGCTGCCGGTCACCTCCATCCGCCCGAACCCCCGCCAGCCCCGGACCGTCTTCGACGAGGACGACATGGCCGAGCTGGTGCACTCGATCCGTGAGATCGGGGTGCTGCAGCCTGTGGTGGTGCGTCGCATCCCCGACGCCGACCGCACCGATGTGCCGGCGGGGGTGGACTTCGAGCTGATCATGGGTGAGCGCCGCTGGCGGGCCAGCCAGCTCGCGGGGATGGAGACCGTCCCCGCCATCGTCAAGGAGACCAAGGACGACGCCCTGCTGCGGGACGCCCTCCTTGAGAACCTGCACCGCAGCCAGCTCAACCCACTCGAGGAGGCGGCGGCCTACCAGCAGCTGCTCGACGACTTCGGGTGCTCGCAGGAAGAGCTGGCCACCCGCATCGGGCGGTCCCGCCCCCAGATCTCCAACACACTGCGCCTGCTGCGCCTGCCCCCTGTGGTGGCTCGGCGGCTCGCAGCCGGGGTGCTGAGCGCCGGACACGCCCGGGCCCTGCTGGGTCTCGACGACGGGGCGGCCATGGAGCGTCTGGCGCAGCGTATCGTCGCCGAGGGGCTGTCGGTGCGCAGCGTCGAGGAGATCGTCTCGCTGGGGGGCGACGGCTCCGGAGCCCCCTCGCCCCGCAGGCCCCGCGCCGGGTCACGTCGCCCGCAGCTCGATGAGGTCGCTGCCCGCCTCTCCGACCACTTCGACACCCGGGTGACCCTGGCCCTCGGCCAACGGAAGGGACGGCTCACGGTGGAGTTCGCGTCGGTGGACGACCTGCATCGCATCATGGCGGTGATGGGACTGCCGACCGAAGCCGTCTGA
- a CDS encoding ParA family protein, whose translation MNLSPTSTTDTMRAPASQGGLGWPHQTTRASRGLGWGSPHAEELSSASPARPSLPVAEATTPTKAPDVATPPPAASTGGDPQISTMTSDAADRAAAELVDSIPLAGADTPLAQTLATDTRRRLTLTGKPFPRPAHTRIMTVANQKGGVGKTTTTVNIAAALAQSGLSVLVLDLDPQGNASTALGIDHHSDVPSIYDVLVDDQPLAQVVAPCASVPGLTCAPATIDLAGAEIELVSLVAREQRLTRALTVYLETADVDYVLIDCPPSLGLLTINAFVAATEVFIPIQCEYYALEGLSQLLKNVELVRKHLNPQLWVSTILLTMYDGRTRLSSQVADEVREHFPQEVLPTTIPRSVRVSEAPSFGETVMTYDPVSSGALAYLEAASSIAARGAAPPAGATHTTHSAGATP comes from the coding sequence GTGAACCTCAGCCCCACGTCGACCACTGACACCATGCGGGCACCGGCCTCACAGGGCGGCCTCGGGTGGCCCCACCAGACCACGCGGGCCAGCCGCGGGCTGGGCTGGGGCTCGCCGCATGCCGAAGAACTGTCGTCGGCGAGCCCCGCCCGGCCGTCGCTGCCCGTCGCGGAGGCCACGACCCCCACCAAGGCCCCAGACGTCGCGACCCCACCACCGGCGGCCTCCACCGGGGGTGATCCCCAGATCAGCACGATGACGAGTGACGCCGCAGACCGGGCGGCGGCCGAGCTCGTCGACTCCATCCCCCTCGCTGGTGCCGACACCCCGCTGGCTCAGACGCTGGCCACCGACACCCGTCGACGGCTGACGCTGACCGGCAAGCCGTTCCCCCGACCCGCGCACACCCGCATCATGACGGTGGCGAACCAGAAGGGCGGGGTGGGCAAGACGACCACGACCGTCAACATCGCCGCGGCCCTGGCCCAGTCGGGCCTCTCCGTGCTGGTGCTCGACCTCGACCCGCAGGGCAACGCGAGCACCGCACTCGGCATCGACCACCACTCGGACGTGCCGAGCATCTACGACGTGCTCGTCGACGACCAGCCGCTGGCGCAGGTCGTGGCCCCGTGCGCCTCGGTGCCCGGCCTCACCTGCGCGCCGGCGACCATCGACCTGGCGGGTGCCGAGATCGAGCTGGTGTCCCTCGTGGCCCGCGAACAGCGGCTCACCCGTGCGCTGACCGTCTACCTCGAGACGGCTGACGTCGACTACGTCCTGATCGACTGCCCGCCCAGCCTGGGCCTGCTGACCATCAACGCCTTCGTGGCAGCCACGGAGGTCTTCATCCCGATCCAGTGCGAGTACTACGCGCTGGAGGGCCTCTCGCAGCTGCTCAAGAACGTCGAGCTGGTGCGCAAGCACCTCAACCCGCAGCTGTGGGTCTCGACGATCTTGCTGACGATGTACGACGGGCGCACCCGCCTGTCGTCCCAGGTGGCGGACGAGGTGCGCGAGCACTTCCCGCAGGAGGTGCTGCCGACGACGATCCCACGGTCGGTGCGGGTGTCGGAGGCGCCCAGCTTCGGCGAGACCGTGATGACCTACGACCCGGTCAGCAGCGGCGCCCTGGCCTATCTCGAGGCCGCCAGCTCGATCGCCGCCCGTGGGGCCGCCCCCCCGGCCGGTGCCACCCACACCACGCACTCCGCAGGAGCGACCCCGTGA
- the rsmG gene encoding 16S rRNA (guanine(527)-N(7))-methyltransferase RsmG, with product MDSSADKQASPVPPAAGTSPPTDAAAAVPPSTPEIALTLFGERLHLAERYVALLADTGISHGLMGPRERPRLWDRHVLGCAVLTDVIGEGHRVADIGSGAGLPGLVIAIRRPDLHVVLVEPLHRRVVWLEHAVAVLGLDNVTVHEGRADSRWGEGRVEVVTARAVARIGVLAQWSLPLLEGGGHLQALKGSTAAAELLEDERVLRSAGAVSWEVSQLGLGVLDPPATLVTVGIGDRPVVVKGRRPRPATSAMPATARRKRR from the coding sequence ATGGACTCTTCAGCAGACAAGCAGGCGTCGCCGGTCCCGCCTGCGGCCGGCACCAGCCCGCCGACCGACGCGGCTGCGGCTGTCCCTCCATCCACCCCCGAGATCGCGCTCACCCTCTTCGGGGAGCGCCTGCACCTGGCCGAGCGCTACGTGGCTCTCCTCGCCGACACCGGGATCTCCCACGGGTTGATGGGGCCTCGAGAGCGACCTCGCCTCTGGGACCGCCATGTGCTGGGGTGTGCGGTCCTGACCGACGTCATCGGCGAGGGCCACCGGGTGGCCGACATCGGCTCCGGGGCCGGTCTGCCTGGGCTGGTCATCGCGATTCGTCGGCCCGACCTGCACGTGGTGCTCGTCGAACCCCTGCACCGGCGGGTCGTCTGGCTGGAGCACGCGGTGGCCGTCCTCGGGCTGGACAATGTCACGGTCCACGAAGGACGGGCCGACAGCCGGTGGGGTGAGGGGCGGGTCGAGGTCGTCACCGCTCGGGCAGTGGCCCGCATCGGCGTGCTCGCGCAGTGGAGCCTGCCCCTCCTCGAGGGTGGTGGCCACCTGCAAGCCCTCAAGGGATCAACGGCTGCGGCAGAGCTCCTCGAGGACGAGCGGGTCCTGCGATCCGCTGGAGCCGTCAGCTGGGAGGTCAGTCAGCTCGGGCTGGGTGTGCTGGACCCGCCAGCCACGCTGGTGACGGTGGGCATCGGAGACCGGCCGGTGGTGGTGAAGGGCAGACGACCACGGCCGGCCACGTCGGCCATGCCAGCAACCGCCCGACGGAAGCGGCGCTAG
- a CDS encoding R3H domain-containing nucleic acid-binding protein, producing the protein MSDTQYDTHDDQTQQAEQAEPVDDLEQAEQAEQADQAGDAWVSPAQAEDASGGQDSEPTDEPTGEPTVGATDESSDDESTGPRRSANRVSHLEREGEVAADFLETLLDIADLDGDIEVDIEGDRAALSIVDSDEGRVPRRLVGQQGKVLEALQELTRLAVQTATGERSRLMLDVAGHRAERRVVLVAIAQAAIATVKQTGERAALDDMTAFERKVVHDEVASAGLDSESEGVEPHRHIVILPA; encoded by the coding sequence GACGATCTCGAGCAGGCCGAGCAGGCCGAGCAAGCGGACCAGGCCGGCGACGCGTGGGTGAGCCCGGCGCAGGCCGAGGACGCCTCAGGCGGCCAGGATTCCGAGCCCACCGACGAGCCCACCGGTGAGCCCACCGTGGGGGCCACCGACGAGTCATCGGACGACGAGTCGACCGGTCCCCGGCGGAGCGCCAACCGCGTGTCGCACCTCGAGCGCGAAGGGGAGGTCGCGGCCGACTTCCTCGAGACCCTCCTCGACATCGCGGACCTCGACGGTGACATCGAGGTGGACATCGAGGGTGACCGGGCCGCGCTCTCCATCGTCGACTCGGACGAGGGTCGGGTGCCCCGCCGACTGGTGGGTCAGCAGGGCAAGGTCCTCGAGGCCCTGCAGGAGCTGACTCGGCTCGCGGTGCAGACCGCGACCGGTGAGCGCAGCCGTCTCATGCTGGATGTCGCCGGCCACCGAGCCGAGCGTCGTGTCGTCCTCGTCGCCATCGCTCAGGCTGCCATCGCCACCGTCAAGCAGACGGGTGAGAGGGCCGCGCTCGACGACATGACCGCCTTCGAGCGCAAGGTCGTGCACGACGAGGTGGCGTCTGCGGGCCTCGACTCCGAGTCTGAGGGTGTCGAGCCGCACCGCCACATCGTCATCCTCCCCGCCTGA